One Mauremys mutica isolate MM-2020 ecotype Southern chromosome 9, ASM2049712v1, whole genome shotgun sequence DNA segment encodes these proteins:
- the XPNPEP2 gene encoding xaa-Pro aminopeptidase 2 isoform X2: protein MPSSRWTTWAWMLLLPGCAIGWPKQSSSATSDIRNCTTSPPFLPPTVTDTSAQLNALRQRMQFYNISAYIVPATDAHMSEYIAERDARLAWISGFTGSAGTGVVTTKKAALWTDSRYWTQAERQMDCNWELQKIVWTDSIGEWLLQEIPAGENIGLDPFLFSIDLWNSYARVLQGSSRTLVPIEDNLVDLVWGSQRPPLPTSEIYLLPETFTGSTWQEKVSGIRSQMEQHSRSPTAVLLSALEETAWLFNLRGDDISYNPVFYSYALLTTSDISLFVDRNRLSAEALQSLSAQCPGPLCVQVEEYDQVRASVQAYAQGDVQVWIGTEYTTYGLYGVIPQDKLVESSYSPVMTTKAVKNAKEQALLKAAHVRDAVAMIQYLLWLEKNVPKGSVDEFSGARYVDKLRREKEHCRGASFETISASGLNAALAHYSPSNVSSRKLSVDEMYLSDSGGQYLDGTTDITRTVHWGEPSPFQKEAYTRVLMGNIDLARLVFPSETSGRVVEAFARRALWEVGLNYGHGTGHGIGNFLSVHEWPVGFQSNNVPLVKGMFTSIEPGYYQEGEFGIRIEDVALVVEAQTKHGAGEKAHLTFEVVSLVPYDRNLIDISFLSEDQIQYLNTYYETIRQRVGPELQRRQLEEEYEWLRRNTQPFSRGTLVATSLGTLAITSLVSTLLPDRQA from the exons GCTGTGCCATAGGATGGCCGaagcaaagcagctctgccacaAGTGACATCAGAAACTGCACTACATCCCCTCCG TTCCTGCCCCCCACGGTGACGGACACAAGCGCACAGCTGAATGCCCTGCGCCAGCGCATGCAGTTCTACAACATCAGTGCCTACATTGTCCCAGCCACCGATGCACACATG AGCGAGTACATTGCTGAGCGGGACGCACGGCTGGCATGGATTAGTGGCTTCACGggatctgcag GGACAGGGGTGGTGACGACAAAGAAGGCGGCTCTGTGGACAGACAGTCGGTACTGGACCCAGGCTGAGCGCCAGATGGACTGCAACTGGGAGCTACAGAAGATAG TCTGGACTGATTCCATCGGCGAGTGGCTGCTCCAGGAGATTCCCGCTGGCGAGAACATTGGACTGGATCCCTTCCTCTTCTCCATTG ATCTCTGGAACAGTTATGCCCGCGTTCTGCAGGGTTCCAGCAGGACCCTGGTTCCCATCGAGGACAACCTTGTGGACCTGGTGTGGGGCTCGCAGCGGCCTCCTTTGCCCACCAGCGAGATCTACCTCCTGCCAGAGACCTTCACGG GCAGCACCTGGCAGGAGAAAGTGTCCGGGATCCGGAGCCAGATGGAGCAGCACTCCAGGAGCCCCACGGCCGTGCTTCTGTCAGCTCTGGAGGAGACGGCCT GGCTCTTCAATCTCCGAGGAGATGACATCTCGTACAACCCTGTCTTCTACTCCTACGCACTGCTGACCACATCAGACATCAG TCTGTTTGTGGACAGAAACCGCCTGAGCGCGGAGGCACTGCAGTCCCTGAGCGCACAGTGCCCGGGGCCCCTGTGCGTGCAGGTGGAGGAGTATGACCAGGTGCGAGCCAGCGTGCAGGCCTATGCCCAGGGAGATGTCCAGGTCTGGATCGGGACGGAATACACGACCTATGGGCTCTATGGAGTGATCCCCCAG GACAAGCTGGTGGAAAGCAGCTACTCCCCCGTGATGACGACCAAGGCAGTGAAGAACGCCAAGGAGCAGGCACTGCTGAAAGCGGCCCAC GTGCGGGATGCCGTGGCCATGATCCAGTACCTGCTCTGGCTGGAGAAGAACGTTCCCAAGGGGTCGGTGGATGAATTCTCCGGTGCTCGCTATGTGGACAAGCTACGAAG AGAGAAGGAGCACTGCAGGGGTGCCAGCTTCGAGACCATCTCTGCCAGCGGGCTCAACGCAGCGCTGGCCCACTACAG TCCATCCAACGTCAGCAGCCGGAAGTTGTCTGTGGATGAAATGTACCTGTCGGACTCCGGAGGGCAATATCT GGACGGAACCACGGACATAACCCGGACTGTCCACTGGGGAGAGCCCAGCCCTTTCCAGAAG GAAGCATACACGCGAGTGCTGATGGGAAACATCGACCTGGCCAGGCTTGTCTTCCCCTCCGAAACATCAG GGAGAGTGGTTGAGGCTTTCGCACGCCGAGCCTTGTGGGAGGTTGGACTCAACTACGGCCATGGAACTGGCCATGGCATCGGCAATTTTCTGTCTGTCCATGAGT GGCCAGTGGGATTCCAGTCCAACAACGTGCCCTTGGTCAAAGGGATGTTCACGTCCATAG agcccGGTTATTACCAGGAGGGTGAGTTTGGAATCCGCATTGAAGACGTGGCACTGGTGGTGGAAGCTCAGACCAAG catggggcaggggagaaggccCACCTGACCTTCGAGGTGGTGTCTCTGGTGCCCTATGACCGGAACCTCATTGACATCAGCTTCCTGTCTGAGGACCAG ATCCAGTATCTCAACACGTACTATGAGACCATCCGCCAGCGTGTGGGGCCAGAGTTGCAGAGAcgccagctggaggaggagtaCGAGTGGCTGAGGAGGAACACGCAGCCCTTCTCACGGGGCACACTGGTGGCTACCTCCCTGGGCACCCTGGCAATCACCTCTCTGGTGTCTACACTCCTGCCTGACAGACAGGCCTGA
- the XPNPEP2 gene encoding xaa-Pro aminopeptidase 2 isoform X1: MTGSGPQFMSVLSGSDSCVNASHGCAIGWPKQSSSATSDIRNCTTSPPFLPPTVTDTSAQLNALRQRMQFYNISAYIVPATDAHMSEYIAERDARLAWISGFTGSAGTGVVTTKKAALWTDSRYWTQAERQMDCNWELQKIVWTDSIGEWLLQEIPAGENIGLDPFLFSIDLWNSYARVLQGSSRTLVPIEDNLVDLVWGSQRPPLPTSEIYLLPETFTGSTWQEKVSGIRSQMEQHSRSPTAVLLSALEETAWLFNLRGDDISYNPVFYSYALLTTSDISLFVDRNRLSAEALQSLSAQCPGPLCVQVEEYDQVRASVQAYAQGDVQVWIGTEYTTYGLYGVIPQDKLVESSYSPVMTTKAVKNAKEQALLKAAHVRDAVAMIQYLLWLEKNVPKGSVDEFSGARYVDKLRREKEHCRGASFETISASGLNAALAHYSPSNVSSRKLSVDEMYLSDSGGQYLDGTTDITRTVHWGEPSPFQKEAYTRVLMGNIDLARLVFPSETSGRVVEAFARRALWEVGLNYGHGTGHGIGNFLSVHEWPVGFQSNNVPLVKGMFTSIEPGYYQEGEFGIRIEDVALVVEAQTKHGAGEKAHLTFEVVSLVPYDRNLIDISFLSEDQIQYLNTYYETIRQRVGPELQRRQLEEEYEWLRRNTQPFSRGTLVATSLGTLAITSLVSTLLPDRQA; this comes from the exons GCTGTGCCATAGGATGGCCGaagcaaagcagctctgccacaAGTGACATCAGAAACTGCACTACATCCCCTCCG TTCCTGCCCCCCACGGTGACGGACACAAGCGCACAGCTGAATGCCCTGCGCCAGCGCATGCAGTTCTACAACATCAGTGCCTACATTGTCCCAGCCACCGATGCACACATG AGCGAGTACATTGCTGAGCGGGACGCACGGCTGGCATGGATTAGTGGCTTCACGggatctgcag GGACAGGGGTGGTGACGACAAAGAAGGCGGCTCTGTGGACAGACAGTCGGTACTGGACCCAGGCTGAGCGCCAGATGGACTGCAACTGGGAGCTACAGAAGATAG TCTGGACTGATTCCATCGGCGAGTGGCTGCTCCAGGAGATTCCCGCTGGCGAGAACATTGGACTGGATCCCTTCCTCTTCTCCATTG ATCTCTGGAACAGTTATGCCCGCGTTCTGCAGGGTTCCAGCAGGACCCTGGTTCCCATCGAGGACAACCTTGTGGACCTGGTGTGGGGCTCGCAGCGGCCTCCTTTGCCCACCAGCGAGATCTACCTCCTGCCAGAGACCTTCACGG GCAGCACCTGGCAGGAGAAAGTGTCCGGGATCCGGAGCCAGATGGAGCAGCACTCCAGGAGCCCCACGGCCGTGCTTCTGTCAGCTCTGGAGGAGACGGCCT GGCTCTTCAATCTCCGAGGAGATGACATCTCGTACAACCCTGTCTTCTACTCCTACGCACTGCTGACCACATCAGACATCAG TCTGTTTGTGGACAGAAACCGCCTGAGCGCGGAGGCACTGCAGTCCCTGAGCGCACAGTGCCCGGGGCCCCTGTGCGTGCAGGTGGAGGAGTATGACCAGGTGCGAGCCAGCGTGCAGGCCTATGCCCAGGGAGATGTCCAGGTCTGGATCGGGACGGAATACACGACCTATGGGCTCTATGGAGTGATCCCCCAG GACAAGCTGGTGGAAAGCAGCTACTCCCCCGTGATGACGACCAAGGCAGTGAAGAACGCCAAGGAGCAGGCACTGCTGAAAGCGGCCCAC GTGCGGGATGCCGTGGCCATGATCCAGTACCTGCTCTGGCTGGAGAAGAACGTTCCCAAGGGGTCGGTGGATGAATTCTCCGGTGCTCGCTATGTGGACAAGCTACGAAG AGAGAAGGAGCACTGCAGGGGTGCCAGCTTCGAGACCATCTCTGCCAGCGGGCTCAACGCAGCGCTGGCCCACTACAG TCCATCCAACGTCAGCAGCCGGAAGTTGTCTGTGGATGAAATGTACCTGTCGGACTCCGGAGGGCAATATCT GGACGGAACCACGGACATAACCCGGACTGTCCACTGGGGAGAGCCCAGCCCTTTCCAGAAG GAAGCATACACGCGAGTGCTGATGGGAAACATCGACCTGGCCAGGCTTGTCTTCCCCTCCGAAACATCAG GGAGAGTGGTTGAGGCTTTCGCACGCCGAGCCTTGTGGGAGGTTGGACTCAACTACGGCCATGGAACTGGCCATGGCATCGGCAATTTTCTGTCTGTCCATGAGT GGCCAGTGGGATTCCAGTCCAACAACGTGCCCTTGGTCAAAGGGATGTTCACGTCCATAG agcccGGTTATTACCAGGAGGGTGAGTTTGGAATCCGCATTGAAGACGTGGCACTGGTGGTGGAAGCTCAGACCAAG catggggcaggggagaaggccCACCTGACCTTCGAGGTGGTGTCTCTGGTGCCCTATGACCGGAACCTCATTGACATCAGCTTCCTGTCTGAGGACCAG ATCCAGTATCTCAACACGTACTATGAGACCATCCGCCAGCGTGTGGGGCCAGAGTTGCAGAGAcgccagctggaggaggagtaCGAGTGGCTGAGGAGGAACACGCAGCCCTTCTCACGGGGCACACTGGTGGCTACCTCCCTGGGCACCCTGGCAATCACCTCTCTGGTGTCTACACTCCTGCCTGACAGACAGGCCTGA
- the XPNPEP2 gene encoding xaa-Pro aminopeptidase 2 isoform X4 codes for MDCNWELQKIVWTDSIGEWLLQEIPAGENIGLDPFLFSIDLWNSYARVLQGSSRTLVPIEDNLVDLVWGSQRPPLPTSEIYLLPETFTGSTWQEKVSGIRSQMEQHSRSPTAVLLSALEETAWLFNLRGDDISYNPVFYSYALLTTSDISLFVDRNRLSAEALQSLSAQCPGPLCVQVEEYDQVRASVQAYAQGDVQVWIGTEYTTYGLYGVIPQDKLVESSYSPVMTTKAVKNAKEQALLKAAHVRDAVAMIQYLLWLEKNVPKGSVDEFSGARYVDKLRREKEHCRGASFETISASGLNAALAHYSPSNVSSRKLSVDEMYLSDSGGQYLDGTTDITRTVHWGEPSPFQKEAYTRVLMGNIDLARLVFPSETSGRVVEAFARRALWEVGLNYGHGTGHGIGNFLSVHEWPVGFQSNNVPLVKGMFTSIEPGYYQEGEFGIRIEDVALVVEAQTKHGAGEKAHLTFEVVSLVPYDRNLIDISFLSEDQIQYLNTYYETIRQRVGPELQRRQLEEEYEWLRRNTQPFSRGTLVATSLGTLAITSLVSTLLPDRQA; via the exons ATGGACTGCAACTGGGAGCTACAGAAGATAG TCTGGACTGATTCCATCGGCGAGTGGCTGCTCCAGGAGATTCCCGCTGGCGAGAACATTGGACTGGATCCCTTCCTCTTCTCCATTG ATCTCTGGAACAGTTATGCCCGCGTTCTGCAGGGTTCCAGCAGGACCCTGGTTCCCATCGAGGACAACCTTGTGGACCTGGTGTGGGGCTCGCAGCGGCCTCCTTTGCCCACCAGCGAGATCTACCTCCTGCCAGAGACCTTCACGG GCAGCACCTGGCAGGAGAAAGTGTCCGGGATCCGGAGCCAGATGGAGCAGCACTCCAGGAGCCCCACGGCCGTGCTTCTGTCAGCTCTGGAGGAGACGGCCT GGCTCTTCAATCTCCGAGGAGATGACATCTCGTACAACCCTGTCTTCTACTCCTACGCACTGCTGACCACATCAGACATCAG TCTGTTTGTGGACAGAAACCGCCTGAGCGCGGAGGCACTGCAGTCCCTGAGCGCACAGTGCCCGGGGCCCCTGTGCGTGCAGGTGGAGGAGTATGACCAGGTGCGAGCCAGCGTGCAGGCCTATGCCCAGGGAGATGTCCAGGTCTGGATCGGGACGGAATACACGACCTATGGGCTCTATGGAGTGATCCCCCAG GACAAGCTGGTGGAAAGCAGCTACTCCCCCGTGATGACGACCAAGGCAGTGAAGAACGCCAAGGAGCAGGCACTGCTGAAAGCGGCCCAC GTGCGGGATGCCGTGGCCATGATCCAGTACCTGCTCTGGCTGGAGAAGAACGTTCCCAAGGGGTCGGTGGATGAATTCTCCGGTGCTCGCTATGTGGACAAGCTACGAAG AGAGAAGGAGCACTGCAGGGGTGCCAGCTTCGAGACCATCTCTGCCAGCGGGCTCAACGCAGCGCTGGCCCACTACAG TCCATCCAACGTCAGCAGCCGGAAGTTGTCTGTGGATGAAATGTACCTGTCGGACTCCGGAGGGCAATATCT GGACGGAACCACGGACATAACCCGGACTGTCCACTGGGGAGAGCCCAGCCCTTTCCAGAAG GAAGCATACACGCGAGTGCTGATGGGAAACATCGACCTGGCCAGGCTTGTCTTCCCCTCCGAAACATCAG GGAGAGTGGTTGAGGCTTTCGCACGCCGAGCCTTGTGGGAGGTTGGACTCAACTACGGCCATGGAACTGGCCATGGCATCGGCAATTTTCTGTCTGTCCATGAGT GGCCAGTGGGATTCCAGTCCAACAACGTGCCCTTGGTCAAAGGGATGTTCACGTCCATAG agcccGGTTATTACCAGGAGGGTGAGTTTGGAATCCGCATTGAAGACGTGGCACTGGTGGTGGAAGCTCAGACCAAG catggggcaggggagaaggccCACCTGACCTTCGAGGTGGTGTCTCTGGTGCCCTATGACCGGAACCTCATTGACATCAGCTTCCTGTCTGAGGACCAG ATCCAGTATCTCAACACGTACTATGAGACCATCCGCCAGCGTGTGGGGCCAGAGTTGCAGAGAcgccagctggaggaggagtaCGAGTGGCTGAGGAGGAACACGCAGCCCTTCTCACGGGGCACACTGGTGGCTACCTCCCTGGGCACCCTGGCAATCACCTCTCTGGTGTCTACACTCCTGCCTGACAGACAGGCCTGA
- the XPNPEP2 gene encoding xaa-Pro aminopeptidase 2 isoform X3 — translation MTGSGPQFMSVLSGSDSCVNASHGCAIGWPKQSSSATSDIRNCTTSPPFLPPTVTDTSAQLNALRQRMQFYNISAYIVPATDAHMSEYIAERDARLAWISGFTGSAGTGVVTTKKAALWTDSRYWTQAERQMDCNWELQKIVWTDSIGEWLLQEIPAGENIGLDPFLFSIDLWNSYARVLQGSSRTLVPIEDNLVDLVWGSQRPPLPTSEIYLLPETFTGSTWQEKVSGIRSQMEQHSRSPTAVLLSALEETAWLFNLRGDDISYNPVFYSYALLTTSDISLFVDRNRLSAEALQSLSAQCPGPLCVQVEEYDQVRASVQAYAQGDVQVWIGTEYTTYGLYGVIPQDKLVESSYSPVMTTKAVKNAKEQALLKAAHVRDAVAMIQYLLWLEKNVPKGSVDEFSGARYVDKLRREKEHCRGASFETISASGLNAALAHYSPSNVSSRKLSVDEMYLSDSGGQYLDGTTDITRTVHWGEPSPFQKEAYTRVLMGNIDLARLVFPSETSGRVVEAFARRALWEVGLNYGHGTGHGIGNFLSVHEWPVGFQSNNVPLVKGMFTSIAWGRGEGPPDLRGGVSGAL, via the exons GCTGTGCCATAGGATGGCCGaagcaaagcagctctgccacaAGTGACATCAGAAACTGCACTACATCCCCTCCG TTCCTGCCCCCCACGGTGACGGACACAAGCGCACAGCTGAATGCCCTGCGCCAGCGCATGCAGTTCTACAACATCAGTGCCTACATTGTCCCAGCCACCGATGCACACATG AGCGAGTACATTGCTGAGCGGGACGCACGGCTGGCATGGATTAGTGGCTTCACGggatctgcag GGACAGGGGTGGTGACGACAAAGAAGGCGGCTCTGTGGACAGACAGTCGGTACTGGACCCAGGCTGAGCGCCAGATGGACTGCAACTGGGAGCTACAGAAGATAG TCTGGACTGATTCCATCGGCGAGTGGCTGCTCCAGGAGATTCCCGCTGGCGAGAACATTGGACTGGATCCCTTCCTCTTCTCCATTG ATCTCTGGAACAGTTATGCCCGCGTTCTGCAGGGTTCCAGCAGGACCCTGGTTCCCATCGAGGACAACCTTGTGGACCTGGTGTGGGGCTCGCAGCGGCCTCCTTTGCCCACCAGCGAGATCTACCTCCTGCCAGAGACCTTCACGG GCAGCACCTGGCAGGAGAAAGTGTCCGGGATCCGGAGCCAGATGGAGCAGCACTCCAGGAGCCCCACGGCCGTGCTTCTGTCAGCTCTGGAGGAGACGGCCT GGCTCTTCAATCTCCGAGGAGATGACATCTCGTACAACCCTGTCTTCTACTCCTACGCACTGCTGACCACATCAGACATCAG TCTGTTTGTGGACAGAAACCGCCTGAGCGCGGAGGCACTGCAGTCCCTGAGCGCACAGTGCCCGGGGCCCCTGTGCGTGCAGGTGGAGGAGTATGACCAGGTGCGAGCCAGCGTGCAGGCCTATGCCCAGGGAGATGTCCAGGTCTGGATCGGGACGGAATACACGACCTATGGGCTCTATGGAGTGATCCCCCAG GACAAGCTGGTGGAAAGCAGCTACTCCCCCGTGATGACGACCAAGGCAGTGAAGAACGCCAAGGAGCAGGCACTGCTGAAAGCGGCCCAC GTGCGGGATGCCGTGGCCATGATCCAGTACCTGCTCTGGCTGGAGAAGAACGTTCCCAAGGGGTCGGTGGATGAATTCTCCGGTGCTCGCTATGTGGACAAGCTACGAAG AGAGAAGGAGCACTGCAGGGGTGCCAGCTTCGAGACCATCTCTGCCAGCGGGCTCAACGCAGCGCTGGCCCACTACAG TCCATCCAACGTCAGCAGCCGGAAGTTGTCTGTGGATGAAATGTACCTGTCGGACTCCGGAGGGCAATATCT GGACGGAACCACGGACATAACCCGGACTGTCCACTGGGGAGAGCCCAGCCCTTTCCAGAAG GAAGCATACACGCGAGTGCTGATGGGAAACATCGACCTGGCCAGGCTTGTCTTCCCCTCCGAAACATCAG GGAGAGTGGTTGAGGCTTTCGCACGCCGAGCCTTGTGGGAGGTTGGACTCAACTACGGCCATGGAACTGGCCATGGCATCGGCAATTTTCTGTCTGTCCATGAGT GGCCAGTGGGATTCCAGTCCAACAACGTGCCCTTGGTCAAAGGGATGTTCACGTCCATAG catggggcaggggagaaggccCACCTGACCTTCGAGGTGGTGTCTCTGGTGCCCTATGA